The following nucleotide sequence is from Gadus macrocephalus chromosome 18, ASM3116895v1.
ACGTAGGACTTAACTGCGGGTGAACGGTTTAAATGTTACGTCAACTCTACGAGTTCAGTTGAACCGTTCATTGGAGAGCTCAatgaaaatgttgttttttactaaaatgtttaaaattgtGAAATTGTAAAATACAAAAAGTAGGAAATCGGCCTGTTCCTTCAGAAAACAGCCTGGATCGCATTTCTTTAGACTTTTAGGGCGTAATTTGCCGTGACAGGTTCAACTGACCTTTAATGTAAGTTAAGTAAATAGGCCGTTAGTCAAAGAAGAGATGAAGTCAAGCACAGGAACACAGAGTGACGTCtcaccccggcccccccccacaGGGAGCCCCTCTCCGGGTTCACGCCCCTGATGGAGGCCGCTGCCTCTGGGCATGAGATCATCGTCCAGCACCTCTTGGACCATGTGAGTAAAGCCCCAGTCATCCTGGGAACACCGGCAGCTGATTGGCCAAAGGCCGTTGAGTAGCAGCTCCCCAACGTGAGGCCGGTTGGTTGTTCTGCTCCGTCCCAGAAGGTGAAGGTGGACGAGAGGAACGCCGAAGGCCAGACGGCGTCCGCCCTGGCCCTGATGTACGGCCACACCAAGGTGGCCCGCCTCATCGACGCATGCTGCCCCAGGGCCAGAGCGggtaggccccccccccacccggcccccccccggtcccccccccccttcatcggGCCCCCCAGCGGGCCCTGGCCCCCCAgcgggccccggcccccccccccggtcccccccccccttcatcggGCCCTGGCCCCCCAGCGGGCCCTGGTCCCCCAGCGGGCCCTGACCCCCCAGCGGGCCCTGGCCCCCCAGCGGGCCCTGGCCCCCCAGCGGGCCCTGACCCCCCAGCGGGCCCTGGCCCCCCAGCGGGCCCTGACCCCCCAGCGGGCCCTGGCCCCCCAGCGGGCCCTGGTCCCCCAGCGGGACCTGACCCCCCAGCGGGACCTGACCCCTGCTCTCCTCCGTCTGCAGGCCCCCCCGAGGACCACAGCTCCTCGGAGGACTCCGACgggggccccccccgccccagccaGAGGCCGGGTCGCCACCGCGCCAAGGGGCCCAGCATCCACGACGGGCCCCAGGCCATCGCCAAGTTCCACGTGGGGGCCCCCAGTAAACCCAGTGGTGAGCCCCCGCCCACCTCCAGGGGGTCCAGGGGGAGGTTCCAGTCAGTAGGACCACTAGATGGGCTGTGGTCGTCGgtcactaacccccccccccccccccccccacagagcccGCCCTGGTGCCGCCGGGCTACATGACCTTCCAGGACCCCGGGGAGCAGAGCGAGGGCATCTGTTACCGGGACGTTATCTCGCCCATCAACGAGCTGGACGGCcagagcaacagcagcagaggtcagagcctcccctccctctctcccccccctccttccctccctctctcccccccctccttccctccctctctccccccctctctcccccccctccttccctccctctctcccccccctccttccctccctctctcccccccctccttccccccctctctccccccctccttccctccctctctcccccccctccttccctccctctctccccccccctctcttccctccctctctccccccccctctcttccctccctctctccccccccctcttccccccctccttccctccctctctcccccccctccttccccccctctctcccccccctccttccccccctctctcccccccctccttccctcccttccctccgtACTTCAACTCAAATAACATCGTTGTGCCGTAAGGAACTAGTTGGCCTTGGTGAACACaggtgagggggagacaggtgagggggagacgggtgagACAGACGAGGTACCTGACCCTTCGTACCCTTGACCTTTGTCCCCAGATGAGAGTCCCCTGCTAGACCCTGACGTTCCTGACGTTCCTGACGTTCcggccaggagcagcagcagcagcagctgtgagGGGGCGCGGCCAGCGGCCAGCCTCACCTGGGAGGGCTCCGTGGAGAGCAATGAGGTACGGCCAGCCTGTCCTTCATCCTGCTGACGGTGATGAAGGTGGCTCTGTAGGGGTACGGCCAGCCTGTCCTTCATCCTGCTGACGGTCTGAGGCTGAAAGCCTCCGGTCAAATAAAGAGTACTGCTGCttcccactgacccccccccactgcctgcccgcccccccccccactgacgcTCATGCGGTCTACTCCTTTAGGACTCCGACCGAGCCAAGAGGACCAGCTCCCGGCGCGTCCCCAAGGGCCACCACGCCAAGGGCAAGGGTCGCCACGGCAACAGCAACGGCTCTGCCTCGGCCGCgccggggggcggcgggggccccCCTCCCTACGCGGGGCCCAAGGCACGTCTCTGGGGTTGATCTGGGGCGCGGGGGGGGTGGCCGAGGCGCTGTGCTCTAGCTGTGCTGTGTCCCCAGGACCTGGCGGCGTTCCTGGAGCAGATGGGCTTCTCCAAGTACCTGGcgctgctggaggagcaggacaTCGACCTCCGCATATTCCTCACGCTCACCGAGAACGACCTCAAGGAAGTGGGCATCACGTAAGAGCCCCCTCCGTCTGGGCCGCAGCGGGGCTGTGTGCAGCTGACCTCAGCGTCCGTGCTTCTCTCCACAGGCTGTTTGGACCCAAGAGGAAGATGACCCACGCCATCGCCCGCTGGCACAGCAACACACGGCCGCCCAGTGACGCCCTGGAGCAGGCCTACGCAGACCAGCTGGAGGCCGAGATGCAGGAGATGGCCATCCAGCTCCACAAggtaccctcctcctcctcctcctcctcctcctcactaggCCCCCTCACTAAGTGGGCCTCACTAGGACCCCTCACTAAGGGGGACTCACTAGGACGCCCCACTAAGGGGGCCTCACTAGGACCCCTCACTGAGGGGGCCTCACTAGGACCCCTCACTAAGGGGGCCTCACTAAGGGGGCCTCACTAGGACCCCTCACTGAGGGGGCCTCACTAAGGGGGCCTCACTAGGACCCCTCACTAAGGGGGACTCACTAGGACGCCCCACTAAGGGGGCCTCACTAGGACCCCTCACTAAGGGGGCCTCACTAGGACCCCTCACTAAGGGGGCCTCACTAGGACCCCTCACTGAGGGGGCCTCACTAAGGGGGCCTCACTAGGACCCCTCACTAAGGACGCCTCACTAGGACCCCTCACTGAGGGGGCCTCACTAGGACCCCTCACTAGGACCCCTCactgcccacccccccccccagcgctgTGAGGAGGCGGAGGCGCTGCAGAGCCAGGTGTCCCAGGAGAAGGACCTGCGGGCCGTGATGGAGGTCTGCCTGACGGAGGACAAGGCGGCGTGGGGGCGTGTCCACGGGGAGCTGGTCCAGAGCCACGGGCTGGCCCAGGAGATGAACGCCACGCTGGAGCGAGCCCGCGCCGCCCGCGCCGCGCTGGGGGCCCGCCTCGCCGCCGACGGCCCCACcgcggggggggcaggggggcagagCTCCGTCCCGGAGCTGATGAAGAGGCTGGAGGCCTACGATGAAGAACTGGGTAAGGAACGCCGCAGATATGGAAGAACATGAACTCTCATACAAATTACCAAAACATgacctgtgcgtgcgtgcgtgtgtgtgtgcgtgcgtgtgtgcgtagcGGGGAGCCTCCACACGGTGCTGCAGAGCCTGCGGCGGCTGAGCGTGTCGGAGCAGGTGACGGACAGCTGGGAGCGGCCGTAGCGGCAGGTGAGGCTCCGCCCTGGAGGGCTCTCCCCGCGGCCTCTCCCCAACCCAGGCTCTGTGACCCTACCACCCTGGAcccagtggaggaggagcctggaggaggaggagccagtggaggaggaggagccagtggaggaggaggagccagtgcAGAGCgctgagctggaggaggaggagccagtgcAGAGggctgagctggaggaggaggagccagtggaggaggaggagccagtggaggaggaggagccagtggaggaggaggagccagtgcAGAGGGCTGAGCTGGAGGACCCCTGAGGGCCAGCAGGTCTCTGGAGGCGTTCCCTCCAGAGGGATTCACGGCCTTCTGCTCCTTCCCAAATCGGTTCCATTCCACCACGGGAACATTCCTTCAGTCTCAGAGCCGtggacacctgggggggggggcagaccaggaccagggggggggcagaccaggaccaggggggggggcagaccgggaccaggaccaggggggggtcctgggggtggggggggatccGGCTCTGGGTCACAAGGGTCCCCGGGGATATTCCTCCCTAGTCCGGTTTACGGGGAAACTTCCTCTTGGAAATCCTGCCAAACTAAAAGAACATTCCTCCAACATTGATTAGGAAGGGCGGACCATAATGGAGGTGGCTGACGGAGTCACACAGCGCGTCCACGGCCAGCAGGCCCCCGGCGTCTGGCCTCGGCGTCTGGCCTCTGACGGACCACCAGGCTCTGGTCTAGGAACCATCCACACCTTTCTGAAGTTAACCGTGCCTTGGGTCAGCCTTAATGGGATGTTTTTAGGGAAATTGTGTTGGTAAAATTCCTTGTAGTTTTATTAACGTAGCCTGATGTTGtgcactaaccccccccccctcccacacctgACGGGAGAGCACCAACACACAACGTCTTTTTGTGAACGGATCTGCAGACAGGTTGGCTCAGAGTCGCTGACCCcgagcagagagagaaataaaaacGACGTGGACGTCTCGATCCAGACACGATGTCTAAACTTGTATCGCTTTATTAGCAGCCTTACCATTCAAAGCGCTGAATGAATGTAATTAATGTCATATAAATCATTAGTCGGTATCTACAGTTCAGAGGAGATGaaacactatttacatgtgaAAACATTAGCATGCACTTAGCGCTTGCTCAGAGACGGTGCTGGTGAGGTTAAAAGAGGTAAAACATGAACACCCATCACATCTCCTGTCCTTCAAATCCAACGCCGACAGGAGCGCAGGTCCACCGCGACGGCGTCCATCAGGGACTGGCCTTCAGCCCGGTGGGTCGGGCCACTGGACAACAGAGTTTAGGGAAGGCTTGATGccaggggggggttaggggcggggttaccccctgaccccccctccctcccccagcaggACGCACGTCTCACCCCCTCCATCGTTGCTCCCCCACGGGGCCGCTGACGGAGGGTCACCTGACGGGGGCCACCTGACGGGGGGTCACCTGACGGGGTCAGGTGTACTCACAGAGGTGTCCGCAGCCGGCGGGGCAGTGCGGGCTGCTCTTCAGCCAGTGCATCATGTGCTCCAGGTGGCCGCCGTGGCTGCAGCCCTGGCACCAGACGAAGAGGCCCTTCACCACATGGtggcacacggcacacacgctGGCACACTGGTGGCacctggtggaggggaggggaacagGTGAACACAGCGTCCCTACAGGATCAGCCCGACTGCGCTGTGAGGACGGCCGTTCTCACAGCGCAGTCGGGCTGAACCCGATTACAATCCTAGAGTTCAAAACACTGGAAACGGAGAATGGAAAAAATGTCAGTTTCCAAAATTGCCTCCAGCAAATAATTGATTACTGTGCTAAATGAGGGCAGGATGGTAGCGGCTGCAGGATGGTAGCGGCGGTTCAAAGGTTCCGTGTTCGATCCCTGAGTAACCCATGTCTACATAACGGTCCTCTATTGGAGTTTGAGGGCGGGGTCTTACCGGTCGCACACCCAGCCCCGGTTGCTCATTGGCCGCTTGCAGTTGCTGCAGTTGACGTGCAGCGTGGTGGAGGTCTGGTTCAGGCAGCTGATGGCGCCGCAGGTGCTGAGCTTGATCACCTCGTTGGACACGTTCCACAGCTCAAACCGCTGCAGCAGGTCAATGTACGATGTGTACCAGTGCTCCTGGGGGGGACACAACCTCATTACGGCCTGGGGGAGGGCACCCAGCTCAGCTCACTCCTCACCCCAGCTCACTCCTCACCCCAGCTCACTCCTCACCCCAGCTCACTCCTCACCCCAGCTCACTCCTCACCCCAGCTCACTCCTCACCCCAGCTCACTCCTCACCCCAGCTCACTCCTCACCCCAGCTCCCTGCTCACCTGCGTCAGGTCGTCGATCTCCTTGCGGATGCGCTCTCCCAGCACGATGAGCACCGACACGGCCATCTGCACGTCGCCCTGCTCGGCGTAGTAGCGCAGCATGTCGCGCACCACGGGGCAGAAGAAGCCGGCCGGCAGGTGGGCCGTGTACAGCGGCTGCGAGGCCGAGATGAGCGAGCAGGACTCGATGGGCGTGAGGCAGGTGGCCTCCGCCTCGCCCCCGCTCACGTGGGGAGACTCGGCCTTGTCCTGCTGCAGGGGCTCCGGGGCCGACGGGTTGTCCAGGATCTCGTGGCGCAGGGGGAAGGCCTCCTGGGGCAGCGTGTACTCCTGGTCCTCTGGGGGGGAACGGGAGACCCTCAACGAGGAGAACCTCAACGAGGAGACCCTCAGTGAAAAGAACCTCAACGAGGAGACCCTCAGTGAAAAGAACCTCAACGAGGAGACCCTCAACGAGGAGACCCTCAGTGAGGAGAACCTCAACGAGGAGACCCTCAACGGGGAGAACCTCAACGAGGAGACCCTCAACGAGGAGACCCTCAGTGAGGAGACCCTCAACGAGGAGAACCTCAACGAGGAGAACCTCAGCGAGGAGACCCTCAACGAGGAGACCCTCAACGAGGAGAACCTCAACAAGGAGAACCTCAACGAGGAGAACCTCAGTGAAAAGAACCTCAACGAGGAGACCCTCAGTGAGGAGACCCTCAACGAGGAAAAGCTCAGTGCGGAGACGGAGGCTGACCTGGCTGGCCTGACGGAGGCAGACGGAGGCAGACCTGCTGGAGGCTGAGGACACTGACCTGACACAGGCTGACCTGACGGAGACTGACCTGACGGAGGCTGACCTGACGGAGGCTGAGGACACTGACCTGCTGGGTTATCGTGCTCCACGGAGTACAGGTCGTCGTCGTCGAGCTCTGCGTCTCCGAACATGTACTCGGCCTGGCCGTCGCTGCCCTCCGTCTCCTCGTTGTCTGCAACAGACCATAATATCCACCTCGGGGTTAGGGCGGGGCACTCAGGTGTGTTCCCATGCGGGCGCGGGGGCGTGTCCTACCGTCGTTGTTGCTGATGTGGGAGGTCCCTGGCTCCAGGTGGGCGGTGTCCGACCGCCCCTCCTTCCCCCGGTCTGCCGGACACGCCCCCATGTCCGGACACGCCCCCATGTCCGGACACGCCCCCATGTCCTTCATGCTGAAGCTacaggagcagagagcagacgtTGGCTACAGGAGCAGAGCTACAGCAACACAGAGCTACAGGAGCACAGAGCTACAGGAGCACAGAGCTACAGGAGCAGAGCTACACCGAGCTACAGCAACACAGAGCTACGGGAACACAGAGCTACAGCAACACAGAGCTACAGGAGCAGAGCTACACCGAGCTACAGCAACACAGAGCTACAGGAACAGAGCTACGGGAACACAGAGCTACAGCAACACAGAGCTACAGCAACACAGAGCTACAGGAACACAGAGCTACAGCAACACAGAGCTACAGGAGCAGAGCTACAGGAACACAGAGCTACAGGAACACAGAGCTACAGCAACACAAAGCTACAGGAACACAGAGCTACACAGAGCTACAGAGCTACAGGAACACAGAGCTACAGGAGCAGAGCTACACAGAGCTACACAGAGCTACAGAGCTACAGGAGCACAGAGCTACAGAGCTACAGGAGCACAGAGCTACAGCAACACAGAGCTACAGCAGCACAGAGCTACAGCAGCACAGAGCTACAGCAGCACAGAGCTACAGCAGCACAGAGCTACAGCAGCACAGAGCTACAGCAGCACAGAGCTACAGCAGCACAGAGCTACAGCAGCACAGAGCTACAGCAACACAGAGCTACAGCAGCACAGAGCTACAGCAACACAGAGCTACAGCAACACAGAGCAGACGTTGTAGCGGCGCCACCCACAGGACCCTGGTGGTACTGGAGGCGTACCTGTTCATCAGAGGCAGCGTGCCCAGCTTGGCGCTGAGGTTGGGGTTGGCCGGGTCGGAGAACATGATGCGGACCATGGTCCACGTGGTGGAGACCTGTACCACGGGGAAGGACAAAGAAGGTCCGTTATCCGTTTGATGCCTACAGAAGCAGCCTGAGGCggcggggggcggcggggggcggggctgacctGAGGCCGGTTCAGCTCCTTGGCCACCTTGGCGTTGTGGTCGCACAGCTCGGCGAAGGGCTTCCCGCTGAGCAGGTAAAGGCGCGCCGTCTGGGAGAACCAGTCCATGCGGCCGCTCTCCAGGCCGGTCTCGAAGACGCTGAGGGCGCTGGACACGTGGGCGAACTGCTCCGTGAGGTCCGGCTTCTTGAAGAAGAAGATGGGGTAGCGGCGGTCCCCGCCGGGGTAGGGCTTCCTGTTGGCGTCGCTGCTGATCAGGCTCTCCTTGGCGGCGAAGGCCAGGTCTCCAAACAGGCCGAAGCAGAGTCCCTCGGGGTTGGCCTTGTCCACGGGCCGGCTGGCGTCCTTGAACATGTGCTGGTACAGCGTGCTGTCCTTGGAGCCCGACAGCAGGAAGTAGGGGTCGTGCTGGTGGCGCCAGGCGATGCCCGTGGTCACGTCCTTGTGCTCCTCGAAGGTGGCGAAGGGGATGAAGGGCCGGCGGACGTCCCACACGTAGATGTTGTGGTCCACCATCATGGAGCAGGTGGCCAGGTGCCACTTCCTTTCCGGGCGCCACTTGACGCGCGCCACGGAGGCGATGGTCTGCACGCAGTGGATCTCCTTGGCCCGCGTGGTGCTCATGTCCCACACCTTCACCATCTTGTCCCGGCCGCCAGTGGCCAGCCATCCCCTGCAGACGGAACACACTTTGAGCCACAGGATCCACAACACATTTTCACGCTTACCTGCACAGAGGTAGAGGCGCACAGAGACACTTACttactgacacagacacagacacagacacagacagtctGTCTTCATTCACCCCCGAGGAGAAGGGAGCGTGATAGCATCACACAACGGTACAAATAGCTAATTATAgtaaaatgaatgaatcaacaatacaaatatacacgCTGGGGTTAATCTGTACCAAAAGCAACACCAATGGTCGTTGGCTGTGGTTAGGAGGACTCACCGGTCGTCGGGGTGCCAGTCGCAGCAGAACACGGGCCCGTTGTGGGCGGTGAACATCCTCTCGTAGCGGTCCGGTCGCCGGATGTCCCACAGCTGCACGTTCCCGTTCTCAAAGGAGGCGGCGAAGGTGAAGTACTCCTTCATACTGAACTGGACGTCCCTCACGCTCTCAGACTGACCTGGGGACGGCAAGGCACCGGTCAGCCCTCACACTACTACAACGCGCCATGTGCCGCTTTATTGACTGCATACGACCAATGGCTGCTAGGCAGCACATCGCGTTCTGATCCTGACACAACTGTCTTGTTGAGGCTAAAATACCATGTTTCATCGATATTCTGAAACCGATCCAGCGACGCTGAGTTTGAGCGGTGCTGTGGTATCGTTCTCCACACCGGCGGAGTGCAGGGCGGCCGTACCTGAGAAGGTGCTGACGGACTCCTTCTTGCGCAGGTCGAAGCACTTCATGAAGCCGTCCTGCGAGCCGCTGAGCAGCATGTACACCTCGCTGGGGTGGAAGCACACCTTGTTGACGGTGCGCTTGTGCTCCGTGAACAGCTGGTCCTGCTTGTTGCGCGACGGCTTGCCCAGGTTCCAGGTGACCACGGCGCCgttggtggcggcggtggccagCAGGTTCTCCTCCATCTGGTGCCACATCACGTCGGCGCAGCTGAAGTTGAGCGAGGGCTTGCGGCCCACGCGCAGGTTCAGCTTCTCCACGAACTGCTCGTCCTCCAGCGCGTAGATCTTGAAGATGTTGCGGCCGGCCACCACCACCTGCGAGGCGTCGCGGCACACGCTGATGGCGTTGGCGGGCGCGTCCAGGTGGCAGAACATGGTGCGCCCGCTGACggcgccgccgcctccgcccaGAGCCGTGGAGACCCGGGACATCTTCTCCATGGTCCTGGGGGGGGTCGGTGAGCCAAAGGTACAGACCAGCAACACACGACCAGGCACCTGCACCGGCTAGCACTGACTCACTACATCAGAGAGCCCCACATTGAACCAGGGGATGAAGACAGGGAAACCCTTTAGATTATGAATGACAGCGTCACGTGGAAACCGACACTTTGCTTAGGTCATCACGTCATGACATCCTCATCTATTGGGCCACCAGCAGAGGGCGCAGAGGAGCAACATCACGGGCAGGAATGGATTCTGAAACAATGCAAGGTTACCCTGTGATATTAAAGCTCCAGAAATAGACTCACTTGACGCAGTGTTTGTAGTTTCAGGAACAGAGGTTTCTCCGGGTAGACCAGCGCTGACAGCTGCACACCATGCAACATGTTAAGGAAAATGCATTAGGACTAATACTAAAAACGTACAGCTCTTTCCCCTCTATGGTCCATAATCTAAGACCCAAGCAGAAAGTGCCTA
It contains:
- the anks3 gene encoding ankyrin repeat and SAM domain-containing protein 3, encoding MSELSDEASGEPLGASLSLWLGGPLLRAEGLDVPLDLHTACSIGLYDVVAECIKKREVDLDRKNMGGWTPLMYASYIGHDNIANLLLEAGVAVNATTPRGRSALMLAASCGNESIAYFLLQHGAELELKDLRGWTALLHCTTTGHQQMARFLLDNNADANGREPLSGFTPLMEAAASGHEIIVQHLLDHKVKVDERNAEGQTASALALMYGHTKVARLIDACCPRARAGPPEDHSSSEDSDGGPPRPSQRPGRHRAKGPSIHDGPQAIAKFHVGAPSKPSEPALVPPGYMTFQDPGEQSEGICYRDVISPINELDGQSNSSRDESPLLDPDVPDVPDVPARSSSSSSCEGARPAASLTWEGSVESNEDSDRAKRTSSRRVPKGHHAKGKGRHGNSNGSASAAPGGGGGPPPYAGPKDLAAFLEQMGFSKYLALLEEQDIDLRIFLTLTENDLKEVGITLFGPKRKMTHAIARWHSNTRPPSDALEQAYADQLEAEMQEMAIQLHKRCEEAEALQSQVSQEKDLRAVMEVCLTEDKAAWGRVHGELVQSHGLAQEMNATLERARAARAALGARLAADGPTAGGAGGQSSVPELMKRLEAYDEELAGSLHTVLQSLRRLSVSEQVTDSWERP
- the wdr24 gene encoding GATOR complex protein WDR24; its protein translation is MEKMSRVSTALGGGGGAVSGRTMFCHLDAPANAISVCRDASQVVVAGRNIFKIYALEDEQFVEKLNLRVGRKPSLNFSCADVMWHQMEENLLATAATNGAVVTWNLGKPSRNKQDQLFTEHKRTVNKVCFHPSEVYMLLSGSQDGFMKCFDLRKKESVSTFSGQSESVRDVQFSMKEYFTFAASFENGNVQLWDIRRPDRYERMFTAHNGPVFCCDWHPDDRGWLATGGRDKMVKVWDMSTTRAKEIHCVQTIASVARVKWRPERKWHLATCSMMVDHNIYVWDVRRPFIPFATFEEHKDVTTGIAWRHQHDPYFLLSGSKDSTLYQHMFKDASRPVDKANPEGLCFGLFGDLAFAAKESLISSDANRKPYPGGDRRYPIFFFKKPDLTEQFAHVSSALSVFETGLESGRMDWFSQTARLYLLSGKPFAELCDHNAKVAKELNRPQVSTTWTMVRIMFSDPANPNLSAKLGTLPLMNSFSMKDMGACPDMGACPDMGACPADRGKEGRSDTAHLEPGTSHISNNDDNEETEGSDGQAEYMFGDAELDDDDLYSVEHDNPAEDQEYTLPQEAFPLRHEILDNPSAPEPLQQDKAESPHVSGGEAEATCLTPIESCSLISASQPLYTAHLPAGFFCPVVRDMLRYYAEQGDVQMAVSVLIVLGERIRKEIDDLTQEHWYTSYIDLLQRFELWNVSNEVIKLSTCGAISCLNQTSTTLHVNCSNCKRPMSNRGWVCDRCHQCASVCAVCHHVVKGLFVWCQGCSHGGHLEHMMHWLKSSPHCPAGCGHLCEYT